A stretch of the Helicoverpa zea isolate HzStark_Cry1AcR chromosome 29, ilHelZeax1.1, whole genome shotgun sequence genome encodes the following:
- the LOC124644345 gene encoding uncharacterized protein LOC124644345, translated as MVTRRAAFEEKLRATLKELETSKNLCKQLLQERDDSEVEVKVIVDKNTELKNQLAELHIEHMDLLDQNQHLNQLVSNMQECSDTHELALGRISELEHELSRAHNTITQLESAKSSERSANTCSLYDELVGSASGSCNQPMITIDLTNDTLVQNKITSNTHNKIKKYLKINKVVKKLKKTLRKYTVFKSNNILRRKNINLIKDLNNCEHQLDISRTRYDSDIQRLQAELCIKENTIRDIFHKYEDSQQDLTKRLQEACELVDLVIQNAEKYDLLTNNISCNCSCLPTSETHCVTPTHVPQCVSPSQEPQSVTTLATQFEEYSDKVTS; from the exons ATGGTTACCCGTAGAGCTGCATTTGAGGAAAAGTTGAGGGCTACGTTGAAAGAATTGGAAACTAGCAAAAACCTGTGTAAACAGCTGCTACAAGAACGGGATGATAGCGAGGTAGAAGTTAAGGTTATTGTAGACAAGAACACTGAACTTAAGAACCAGTTGGCTGAATTACATATAGAACATATGGATTTACTCGACCAAAATCAACACCTAAATCAACTTGTATCAAACATGCAAGAGTGCAGCGACACACATGAACTGGCCTTAGGACGGATCTCTGAGCTGGAACATGAGCTAAGCAGAGCCCACAACACCATCACACAGTTGGAGTCTGCAAAGTCCAGTGAACGGTCTGCGAACACCTGCAGCCTGTACGATGAACTTGTTGGTAGTGCGTCTGGTTCTTGTAATCAGCCAATGATAACAATTGACTTGACCAATGATACTTTAGTACAGAATAAAATTACAAGTAATacacacaacaaaattaaaaaatatttaaaaattaataaggttGTCAAAAAACTTAAGAAAACTTTGAGAAAGTACACAGTTTTTAAATCGAATAACATATTAAGAAGaaagaacattaatttaattaaagatttaaataattgtgaACATCAATTGGACATTAGTAGGACAAGGTATGATAGTGACATCCAACGTTTACAAGCTGAACTttgtattaaagaaaataccattagggacattttccATAAATATGAAGATTCACAGCAGGACCTAACAAAGCGTTTGCAGGAGGCCTGTGAGCTGGTAGACTTAGTCATACAAAATGCAGAGAAGTATGACTTGCTTACAAATAACATCTCTTGTAACTGTTCATGCCTCCCAACATCTGAAACCCACTGTGTAACACCCACACACGTGCCACAGTGTGTGTCACCCTCACAGGAGCCCCAGTCTGTCACAACCCTGGCCACTCAATTTGAAGAATATTCAGACAAGGTTACAAGT TAA